Genomic DNA from Oligoflexia bacterium:
ATTGTTTTTTTACTTGTTATACAAACAATTGAACTGGAACTAGCTGCATCATAATATTTTTTTAAGTTTTTATTATTAATGACTTTAGAAAACTTAAGAAGATTAAATTGTTTTATTTCAACATCAGGGTATGATTTTAAAATTTTATCAATAGACTGTTCATCTACAGCACCAGTAAAAATAATCTCAATTTTATTCATAAGATATTTTGAAGTTTTTCATTGAATTACAAATTGATTGCGCATTATTTTTTTCCATCATGGTTCTAAATCTATCTTCTAAAATATCTAAACTTTCACCATGATGATACATAGAAAACCTAACTTCAGTATTATCAACCGCATTGCCTAAATAAACATTGAAGCACAATTTTTCATTAACTGATTGTATTTCAAGACCAAAGGGCAGAGAACAACCTCCTTCATAGCTAGATATGATCTTTTTTAAACATAAGATAACATCAAAGTAATCTATTATTTTATTTTTATTTAGATACTCAAAAATGTTTTTTTCATCTCTGGTAACTACTGCAATCAAACCTTGTCCCAGTGGAGGTGTAAAAATTTTTTTATCTAGATCAGAAGCAATCATGTTTTTTTTATTAAGCCTAATCAAACCAGCTTTTGCCAAAAGAATTGCATCATAATCACCCTTTTGCATCTTCATAATTCTAGTATCAACATTACCTCTTATTGGTTTAATAACAAGATGTGGATAATGTTTTTTTAAAATACTAAATCTACGCACACTTGATGTTCCAATCACAGCCCCAGCAGGAAGATCATTTATTTTTTTATACTTATTTGAAACAAAACAATCATGGGCATCAACTTGATTACATAACATTTGTAATTTTAATCCCTTAGGGATTTCTCCAGTTAAATCTTTAAAGCTATGAATTGCTATATCACATTCATGATTTAAAAGTGCTTCATCAAGCTCTTTACTAAAAATCGCTTGTCTACCAAACTCTGAAAATGTCTTATTCTGCTCTATATCACCTGAGGTTATAATTTTTTTAAGAACATAATTAAAACCTTGATTAAAAATAATTTCACAAGTTTGTTTAGTTTGAGTCATAGCTAAAAGACTAGCCCTTGTTCCAACAATTATATTTTTTTCTTTAGTCATTATTAATATTAAATATTTTCCTTAGTTCTAATATCTTTTCTTTACTGGGTTTTGATTTAACATATTTGATAGGGTTGGCTAATACTTTTTTTTGTACTGCTTCAAATGTTTTTTCAATTTTTTCTAAATCTTCCATTTCAATAGATTTCAATGATTTCAGCATTTTTTTGATTTCATAAGAAAAAATATCTTCATATTTTTTTCTTAACTCAACAATACTTTCTTTATTGGCTTCTTGCTCTTGCATATCAATAAATTTATTAACTTCTTCACTTATAATCAAATCTGCTTTTAATGCCTCATCGTATCTTATTTTTTTATTGTTGACCGATATTTTTTCAAGATCATCAACATTATAAAGATATACTTCACCAAAATCTTCAACATTTGGGTTAACATTTCTCGGCACAGAAATATCAATGATAAAAACAGGTTTGTTTTTTCTCTTTGTCATCACTTCTTTCATATCATTATATTCAACAATAAAGCTATCTGCGGCAGTTGAAGCTATAATAATATCAAATTTGTGCATCATTTTTTTATATTGATCAAATGCAATTGTAGATGCGTCATATTGAGATGATAAAGAAATTGCTTTTTCCAATGACCTATTTGCAATACTAATGTTTTTAATCTCTTTTACTTGTAAATGCTTCAAACAAAGTTCAGCCATTTCACCTGCTCCTAAAAGCAAAACTTTGCATTGCTTTAAGTCTTCAAAAACTTTTTTTATCAGTTCAACAGCAACATAACTAATGGATACGGCATGTTTCCCAATATTCGTATCTGATTTTATTTTTTTTGATACTGACAATGCTTTATGAATAAACTTATGCATCTGACCAGAAACCAAGTTATGTTCATGTGCTTGTTGATATGATTTTTTTAACTGGGCTGTAATTTGAGGTTCGCCAATGACCAGTGAATCTAAACTACTTGCAACTTTAAATACATGTTTAATAACTTCTTCTTCTTTTTTAAAGTAAAATACTTTATCACTCTCAATTTTATTTTTATCAACATTAAAAAATTTAATTAACTCCTCAAGAATGCTTTCTTTACTCTCTTCTTTCTCATAGCAAATCTCAACTCTATTGCATGTACTTAAAGAAAATGCTCCTTTAATATTTTTTTGCTTAATTTGCTGTTCAATAAACTGTTTTAATTTTTCTTCTGAAGAAAAAGCTTCCCTAAAAGCAAGATCTGCTGTTTTAAAACTCAAACCCACTAAACGTAATTTTTTATAAAATAAACTCATTTGACAAAAGATAATAATAAAAGCCCAACCAAAACCACTTCACAAACAAAAAGTCCCTGTACAAATACTTTTCCTCTCCATCCTTTTTTGAGTCTACCCCAAACTAAAACAGCAAACATCATCCACATTATAGAAGAAGCGATAAATTTTGGATTACTTAGCCACGCATCGTCCCAAAGGCTGTGGGCTAAAACTATTCCAGTCATTAAGCTTATATTAATCACTGCAAAAACTACAAATAATAGTTTTGACATCATTCCATCTATTTTTGACAAGGATAACGTTATTAAATCTAACTGATTTAAATCTCCATGACGTTTTATTAAATTTTGATTGCGTATATAGTTCATACCCAAAAGCAATGACACACTTAAAAATATTATTCCCGTGCAATTGGAAGACATATGGATTAACCAAATTATTTCTTGAATATAGCCCTCATGTAAAAGTCTTTCTTGCTTGGCACCTAACATAGTTATCATTGCCAGAATAGAAAGAAAAAAACTTAGTCCAAAACAAAGCTTTCCAATCAAAAACCGCAGCCTTAATGATAAAAAGATAAAAAGTACTGAAAACAAACCTGCACATAAAAAAATATATTCATGGGCAAATTTAAAAACTTTATACCCAAACAGTATGCTTAAGAAAGCATAACTATAAAAACCAATGATTTGTATAATAACCAAGCTTTTTATGTCTATTTTCTTGCCTTGTTTATTAATTGTTTTAAATAAGTAAAAGCCACATAAAACAATAGAACTTATAATTGCTGACAACAATATGATTTGATGATTGTTCATTATACTCTTTTATTCACTAAACTTAGTTCTACCTTTGCATTCATAAAGTATGGATCTCTATTCACAACTTGCTCAAAATAGATTTTTGCTTGTTTATAATTTCCCAAGCTTTTTTCAACACTTCCTAAATAAAACAAAGCCTCCAGCATAGGCATATCTTTTAAAATCTCTTTTTTCAAATTTTCTCTAGCTTGCTCTATCATAGATCTTGAATAATTTTCTTCCCCCAACTTATATTGACTCCAAGCAGCATATACACGGTATTTTTCATTGGGCAAAATACTGTCACTTTCTTTAAACATTTCGTGTGCCTTGTTAAAATTCTTACTCTTCATATAAGCTAACCCTTCTAAAAACAGTGTTTCTGCTTGCACTTGTTTTTGTGCTTCCTCAGAGTTTTTGTTGGTTTTTCTTATGTTTGACAGTTCTTTAATATACTCTTTTCTTAGCTCAGAAGTACTAATTTTTTTATAGGCCAATGTAATTTTTGAGAATATATTTTCTATATTTTTCTTTTCATTTTCTGGTAAATGGCCATTTTTATCCGGATGATAAACAGCAACCATTTCCATATATTTTTTCTTGATTAGTGCCCCATTGGCAGTTTCATCTAAACCCAAAACCTCAAATGCATTTTTGCCCAATAACTCCTTTTCATTAAATATAATGTCTTGTTGTTGATGTTTTTCTGTGATGATTCCAAGTTCAATAATATTTTGTTCTTTTAAAAACAATAGGTCTTTTATAAGTTCCGAATTTGGTTTTTCAGCAATATAAGTATTGTTTACATCATCATAGGTCACTTGTTGCTGCCTTAGATTCTTTAGATATAAATCAAAAACATTTTGATTTTTTACATTAATGTTAATGCGTTTGCACTGTTCAAGAGCATATGTTGGTTTAAAGTCCTGTTTAAGTGCTTCAAAAACAGTATAAAAAGGACTAATGTGTATGGCATGCTCAGGGATGGATTTTATTTGTGGCATTTTAAGCAATATAGTTTGTTTAGAATGGTAATGTTCAACAAAAATTTTAGAGCAATCATTATTCAACAATGTTTGGTAAGAAGCTTTTTCAATAAACTTTTTATTATATAAATAAGCCCACTGATCAAACGGGGCTAATTTTTCCAATGAACTTTTGATTGATAGAAGTATCTTTGGGTCTATGTTTTTTATAATTTGATCTAAAAGATGTTCTCTTGGCACATTGCTTTTATGAGCAACAATTTTCCCTTGTCTTAAAACCAATACAGATTTTTTTTCATCTGAAACCAGAACAATATTACTACTTACAACTCGTTTTTCAATAAATGCAAAAAACTCTAAAAAATCATTTTTTTTTAAAACTTTTGCATTATGACCTGTTTTATTGCCCATTTATCTTCCAGTATAATATATTTTTAGCCAATCTTTAAGCCAAGTTGACACTCTGATCATTTTAATTTATTCCATACGGATGGCACACGCAGATATCATTAACATCACAGATGAAAGTTTTGAAAAGGCCGTTCTTAAGGCTACTACCCCAACCTTAGTAGATTTTTGGGCAGAATGGTGTGGCCCATGCTTAGCAATAGCACCTATATTGGATGAATTGGCAGAAGAATACAAGGGTAAAGTTCGTATTTGTAAGCTTAATACCAGCGATAACCAGTCTGTGCCTGTACAGTATGGCATACGCAGCATTCCAACCATGATTTTGTTCAAAAATGGTGAAATTGTAGAACAAGTTGTTGGTGCATTGAACGTCAAAGAAAAGCTTTCTGCTGCTTTTGATAAAGCTTTAACTTAATCTTTCTTTTGTAAAGTAAAAAAGCTCTATTTTGTTAATAGGGCTTTTTTATTTAGACATTATCATTTTAAACTTGTTAAAATAAATAACGTCTTAAACTCACATTCATTAAAATCCCAACACCCACAAAAGTTGTTAGCAGTGAGCTTCCTCCGTAGCTTAAAATAGGCAGCGTCATCCCCACCACGGGGAGCATACCTATTTCCATGCCCAAATTGATAATAGTTTGGGTTAAAAGTAAACAAGTTGTACCTAGAGCCAAAAACAAACCAAAACTATCCCTGGCATGCAAGGCAATGGAGAATCCTAAAACTCCAAGCGCAGTATACAAAGCAATGAGGAAAAAAGACCCCATAAAGCCAAATTCTTCCGCAAAGTTGGAGAATACAAAATCTGTATGCTGCTTTGGAAGAAACTGTAATTTACTTTGTGTTCCTTTTAAATAACCTTTGCCAAAAAATTGCCCTGAACCAATGGCTATTTTAGATTGAATCACTTGATACCCCTTGCTTAAGGGGTACTTTTCTGGGTTAAGAAAAGAAACAACTCTATCTTTCTGATAGGGGTGTAACATATACTTCCAAACAAGGGGGACCGATGCAAGCATCAATACAACTGTTGTGATGACAATTTTCTTTTCAACCCCAACAAACAGGGTCATTATCACTCCAGATCCGGCAAGGATTAAAGCAGTTCCTAAGTCCGGCTGTTTTAAAACTAATAAGAATGGTAACAACATTAATAAAATAGGTTTAATTAATTGCACAATTCCCATGGCACCAAAGTCACGTTTTTCCGAATAATATTTTGCCATAGTTAATACCACACTTATTTTTGCTAACTCGGACGGTTGAAAAGCAACACCAGCAATTCTGATCCAGCGTTGAGCCCCCTGAGACGTCTTACCAAAAAATAAAACATACAATAGAATTAATAAAGTCAGGCCATATATAGGGTAAACATATCGACTCCATAAACGATAATCAAAAAGAGCTATCCCAGCAGCAACCATGACTGATAATAAAGACCATATCATCTGACTTTTAAAATATTTTGCCGTACTTAAACCTAAGGTTGCACTGTAGAGATTAAATAATGAAATAATCAATAAAGCCATTACCAATAAAAACAATCCCCAATCAAAT
This window encodes:
- the hemC gene encoding hydroxymethylbilane synthase → MTKEKNIIVGTRASLLAMTQTKQTCEIIFNQGFNYVLKKIITSGDIEQNKTFSEFGRQAIFSKELDEALLNHECDIAIHSFKDLTGEIPKGLKLQMLCNQVDAHDCFVSNKYKKINDLPAGAVIGTSSVRRFSILKKHYPHLVIKPIRGNVDTRIMKMQKGDYDAILLAKAGLIRLNKKNMIASDLDKKIFTPPLGQGLIAVVTRDEKNIFEYLNKNKIIDYFDVILCLKKIISSYEGGCSLPFGLEIQSVNEKLCFNVYLGNAVDNTEVRFSMYHHGESLDILEDRFRTMMEKNNAQSICNSMKNFKISYE
- the hemA gene encoding glutamyl-tRNA reductase, coding for MSFKTADLAFREAFSSEEKLKQFIEQQIKQKNIKGAFSLSTCNRVEICYEKEESKESILEELIKFFNVDKNKIESDKVFYFKKEEEVIKHVFKVASSLDSLVIGEPQITAQLKKSYQQAHEHNLVSGQMHKFIHKALSVSKKIKSDTNIGKHAVSISYVAVELIKKVFEDLKQCKVLLLGAGEMAELCLKHLQVKEIKNISIANRSLEKAISLSSQYDASTIAFDQYKKMMHKFDIIIASTAADSFIVEYNDMKEVMTKRKNKPVFIIDISVPRNVNPNVEDFGEVYLYNVDDLEKISVNNKKIRYDEALKADLIISEEVNKFIDMQEQEANKESIVELRKKYEDIFSYEIKKMLKSLKSIEMEDLEKIEKTFEAVQKKVLANPIKYVKSKPSKEKILELRKIFNINND
- the ccsA gene encoding cytochrome c biogenesis protein CcsA, which encodes MVIIQIIGFYSYAFLSILFGYKVFKFAHEYIFLCAGLFSVLFIFLSLRLRFLIGKLCFGLSFFLSILAMITMLGAKQERLLHEGYIQEIIWLIHMSSNCTGIIFLSVSLLLGMNYIRNQNLIKRHGDLNQLDLITLSLSKIDGMMSKLLFVVFAVINISLMTGIVLAHSLWDDAWLSNPKFIASSIMWMMFAVLVWGRLKKGWRGKVFVQGLFVCEVVLVGLLLLSFVK
- a CDS encoding DnaJ domain-containing protein, translated to MGNKTGHNAKVLKKNDFLEFFAFIEKRVVSSNIVLVSDEKKSVLVLRQGKIVAHKSNVPREHLLDQIIKNIDPKILLSIKSSLEKLAPFDQWAYLYNKKFIEKASYQTLLNNDCSKIFVEHYHSKQTILLKMPQIKSIPEHAIHISPFYTVFEALKQDFKPTYALEQCKRININVKNQNVFDLYLKNLRQQQVTYDDVNNTYIAEKPNSELIKDLLFLKEQNIIELGIITEKHQQQDIIFNEKELLGKNAFEVLGLDETANGALIKKKYMEMVAVYHPDKNGHLPENEKKNIENIFSKITLAYKKISTSELRKEYIKELSNIRKTNKNSEEAQKQVQAETLFLEGLAYMKSKNFNKAHEMFKESDSILPNEKYRVYAAWSQYKLGEENYSRSMIEQARENLKKEILKDMPMLEALFYLGSVEKSLGNYKQAKIYFEQVVNRDPYFMNAKVELSLVNKRV
- the trxA gene encoding thioredoxin, translating into MAHADIINITDESFEKAVLKATTPTLVDFWAEWCGPCLAIAPILDELAEEYKGKVRICKLNTSDNQSVPVQYGIRSIPTMILFKNGEIVEQVVGALNVKEKLSAAFDKALT
- the rodA gene encoding rod shape-determining protein RodA gives rise to the protein MSKYLGKTGRFDWGLFLLVMALLIISLFNLYSATLGLSTAKYFKSQMIWSLLSVMVAAGIALFDYRLWSRYVYPIYGLTLLILLYVLFFGKTSQGAQRWIRIAGVAFQPSELAKISVVLTMAKYYSEKRDFGAMGIVQLIKPILLMLLPFLLVLKQPDLGTALILAGSGVIMTLFVGVEKKIVITTVVLMLASVPLVWKYMLHPYQKDRVVSFLNPEKYPLSKGYQVIQSKIAIGSGQFFGKGYLKGTQSKLQFLPKQHTDFVFSNFAEEFGFMGSFFLIALYTALGVLGFSIALHARDSFGLFLALGTTCLLLTQTIINLGMEIGMLPVVGMTLPILSYGGSSLLTTFVGVGILMNVSLRRYLF